Within Spinacia oleracea cultivar Varoflay chromosome 4, BTI_SOV_V1, whole genome shotgun sequence, the genomic segment CTACACAAACAGCAGTTCTACAGAAAACCACAGTTCACCACAAACACTTCATAAACTTTCATGGAACTCAGCTAAAGTTCGAATTCGAAATTTCATTTACAGCTTGAAGAAAATGCTAGATTCTTACCTCCTAATAAACAGAAGATAATCAGTCCAAGCCATAATCAAGTTATTGCCTCCGCACAGGTCAACAAAGAGTCTCCAAGCCAACTTTTTATATATTCCTTTTTTGTTATCGGGGTGTATGATGTATGCTTAGCATATACAATGTGCAACCTAATTTTTCAGTCAAGGGAAATTACTAATAATCTGGTAACCCTAAATATAGGACCATTTCGCAAAATGACCCAGACTTATCCAAATTTCCATATAAATCTTGACGTTTGACGACAGATTAACTGCACTCAGTAAATGAGTTTCCCCAGCCACATTAGATAGCAATATACAATTTTCTGCATGAAGCCTGACTGCCTGAGATAATTTTGTACACTATAATCGAAGTCCAAAATTATTCCCAATATTTCATGCGACACTTTTAGTGGAATTTAATGGAAAGAGGGTAAAAAGAAGGTTCCTTAAAAACAGAactttcaaccaaaatcaagaGGTGTTGGAGGAGAAATTGCAGGAAGAAATAAGAAGGGAGCCCATGAAGGATCATGCCAGTGTTACCTAATACTCTAATCCCCGGCTCGTATTGACAAAGGAGGATTATAACACAGAAGTAATAATTTTTGGCTGAATTTAACATATTAGAAAATGAGTTGCATATTGTACCGAATCTATTACTCGCGTATTATTGCAGTCAGACTACTGTCAGAGTCTGTTTTTTAAACTACAACCCCTAAAAATCAGCTGTTTTTGAAGTTCCATGCTTAATTTTTACGTAATATTTGTGAAATCAGAAGAACTTTTAGTCTAGTACATAATTGGACTTCAATGCCATTATTTCGGGGTCACTTTAGGGTCAATTTGGAAATTTTGAATAAATGACCCTAAATAGAGGGTTATCATAGACAACTTCCCTAAAAAGTGCAATTAGTTAGAGTAAAAGAAAGAACCAAACATCTTCCTTTGTCTCAACTTAGTATAGAAGTCTCCCAGGTTAAATAGTCAAACGTCAACCCTAGCAAGAAgaaacaaaaacacaaaaaaatctACATCCACACCTGTAAGTGTTCTTCTCTTCGTGCACATTCTCATTTAAGTGAGCACCGAGCTCATCTATCAAGATTCAAGCTTGTTCACTGGGAGAACTAAATTAAATACTAAAGAATCAATAGGACATTTCAGCTAATTAATTGGATTCAGCTACTCAAATGCACAACAGCACAAGAAAAGCCTATATTGATGAGGATGTCAGAGGAATACTGACCTTTAACATACATAGGTTTATCAACAACAATCTTATCCTTGGAAGCCATTTGTAGACGAACAGCCTCTTTGTGTAACAAGCTATTGTTATGCTCTTCCAAGGCACTCATCTGCATATTTCTACTGCCTTCATTTCCATAGGGATTCCTCCTATGTTTCCTGCCATACTCTCGGCACACAGAACAGAAGATCCTTGCAGTTCCATCCTTAACATCAACATATGCCCATTTGTAAGTATCAGCCCATTCCTCTCTCCATCGTTTCAcaacctttttctttttcttcaatGGTTGACCTTTTGATAAGTCTTGATTTTCATCTTGGAGAGACGGCATCATTTGTATTTGCTTAGTCTCATCTTGATCGTCAACCGAAGGCTCGCGTGGAGCACTTATAAGAGAAGCACTAGCAAACGATGGATCATCATCCCCAGGACCAATTTCCAAGTCGATTTCATCACCTACTCCGAGCTCTCTAACTACCAAGTGATGCCTCTGCTGAATCAGATTCATGTCATCCATTGTAGAATTCATCCCTAACCCACTCACCGGGAGCAACATTCAGCATATCAATCCTAAACAACCTCCAATATTGTTTTCTCTGACAATTACCAACAACACACAGCTCAACAATTTCAATGTTCATACTTTTAACTAAACGACTAAGGAGACTATGAACCACTAAATCAGCACAAAGCATTCAAGatattcatttttcattttttgcgGACCAATACACGCAAGCCGGGCCAACCTGACCTCTCTCAGGTTAACAGGCACCCCATAAACCCCAACCCTCTTTGCCCCTAGTGAAAATTACTGTGTTGCACAGTTCAAGTAAAATAATTTGGAGTTTTACTAAATCCATCAAGCAACAAACTtgccagcattttaattaactCCTCCAAgctattttcaatttttatattTCAATTACAAAGAAAACCACTCAAAACAGGCTAAGCTGAAccaaaaattcaattcaattcaattcaattcaattaacATATCTCCCTAACATAATTAACATCTGATTTGCTAAAACACACAatgtaaaaattcaaaatttaacaaattGGAAACAAAAGATGCACAAATAAAATATCCCAAATGCCCAGATATTAAAAATCAAGGATGAGTACCGAATTACCTCAAAAATCCAATAAAGTGAAAGAAATtttgaaaatccaagaaatGGGTTTTCCAGGATTACAATTTTACACCAAGAATCCCCTTTTTCAATCGAACTGTGAAGATTAAACCCTCTGTAAAATGAAAAATTGAACGAAATCTTCAACGTGAGTACAAAACTTTCTCTAACTACTCCAACTTCACACACTCTTTCTCTCCCCTCTGTCAAaaattgatgattttgattttggatttgatttgTGGGAATACAAACTGAATTGATTTGGTGTATAAACGAACACAAATTAATGGAAGAAGGAGAGAGTGGAATTTTTAGCTTTTTTAAGTTTCATTTTGCTTCTTCTCCCAGACTTTATTCATTCTTACCCGTTTCTTAGCGCGTGCACTTCTGTTTGCGTTGCGGAAGAAATTTATGTGCCAGTTAGAACTCAATAAGGTTCGAACACAGTACCTCGTATTTGGAAAATAACTCTCATTATCAAAAAATTTAACCAACCATTAATTATTGTTATTCatgcacattaatttataaatacatgtTAATATGATGTTTAAAATAACTAAATCTTTATGTTACCTTTTTATTTCTTATGGACTACtactccgtttcaaaatgattttttcactttccgttttagtccgtttcatagTGTTTTTTACGCTTTGCTTTATTCAacttttggacatgaaaatttaccacCTTACCTTTCTTACCCaataatatttacaatttttcactCATTTTTTCTTACTTAAAGGGACTAAATAGAAGATTAGTCCTTGATACATCGAGGGGAATGGGGCTTAGGCCCGTTAGTTGAGAAATTCATGGTGGACACCCGACCTTGTTCATGACTTCATGTAAGGTTTTTGGTGGACTAATGAAGCCATGGAAAGACTCATTCTTGTACACTTCCCATCCCTATAACTTGTACATTTTTTTAGGTTAAGCTTTTTAGCTTTTAATGAATTCATATCTCATGGTTTGGGTGGCCCTATTGAGAAGGACTTGATGAATTCACCGCATATATGTTGAGATGTTGAGCAATAGCTCTTAATGATTTCATATCCAAGGATATGGGTGGTCTATGTGGTAGACTTGATGAAATCGCCTACTTGATTGTGAAGGTTTGATCATCTTCTATGGAAAACTTGGCAAGTTTTTTTAGAGTACTCATTAGCATCCCAAGTATAATGGCCGTTGTTGGTTGGCTATCTTTAAACTCATAATGGTTCTAGGTAAGATATGTGTTACCGAGATTTATTTCGCAGTTGGGAGAGTTCCAAATTCATTCACTTTCTCAATAAAGAAATTGCCTAATATTCACTTTCTCAATAAAGAAATTGCCTAATATTCACTATGTATTGGTTCAGTCGCAAGATACCAACATTTAAGTATAAAACCTTCTAAAAATGCTCATAACTCTTTTTCTTATTATTCTAAATGTATCTTTGCTTTTATGGGGGATTGTTGGATATAATGCAAAGTATGTGGGCTTTTAGGTTTTACTATTTGGTGGGAGTAAGTTTGTCCCACATTGGTATTAAAGGAAATTTTTctcttatttaaatatgtgCATGTGAtgtatataattaataatttgaagtaCTTCCTTGGTGATTTGGGCTAGAAGAGGGCATCCCCACGCGTTggggtgtgcaaaaattggtCCAGACCGACCCAGACCGGATCGGACCGGATCGAAGGCAACCGGTCCAGTCTTCGGGTcgagaaatatcaatttttgGTCTTCGGTCtagtccggtccggtccggtcaaaAACCCGATTTTGGGCCGGACcgatttttccttaataaaataaaatgaattctattaaaAAATGTAATtctctcctttaatatgttgtaaatgTTACTATAttgttatatattttattttagcttccaaAAAAGGCCTTAAACAATTggctttttatatatattttttcttttttaccataatttttagaaaaaataaaaaatatatagaaatagGTCTACAATCGGTCCAAACCGGTCCGGTCCGGATTTTGGACCGATTTTTTCGGTCTGATCCGGATTCGGTCCAAGCATAATCGGTCCGGTCTTCGGGTCTTGAATTATCAAAATTCGGTCTTCGATCCGGTCCGAGTCGGTCCGGTACGGgtttggaccgatgaacacccctaCCCACGCGCGCCCCGCCGCAATATATACGaaattcttcttcttcctctcttttctgtttcaaatacggagtaatacgTACTAATATGACACCTTGTCATTGGTGCTTGCTACCTAGTACCTAGTCTAGGACATAGTCGATGATATGACATTGCATTGAAAATTACACACGTACCACAGAACGGCAGAAGTGAGAATACCTTTGTCCGTACCAAGTATCAAACTTGGAATTCACCCCAAAATTTATCAGATTTTGTGTAAATCCAAACAATCTCCAAGCTAACACTGCATTTTGACTGTTCCACCTGGAAATTTCACCATACCCATGAGAAACCCAGTTAGTTCTACCCCATGATCTTCATTTTCTGGGCATGAATGAATTAGCATTActgttttttgtttgattttgaaatgtGGGTGTTTTGTACGTGCAGGGTAAACAAAAGGAGGTGAAGCCTGAGAATTTCAACAACATTTCTGTAAGTTTTGTGTTTAAAAATATCTCCCTTTTTTTTCATGAACACCAAAATTTCTGGTATTTACAAGTGGGTTGCTGATTTAATTTTGCagaaaaagcaaaagaaattgcGGGCTGACAGGATTAGGAAGAAATATTTTCGTTTATCTCGGGTGGGTTATGGTTAAAACTGCTAAATGCTAATGTTTCGTTTCAAATGATGAAATGTTGCAAATTGTTGATCTTTGGATATAATTTAAGCAGGGAAATGTcaattaattcgtttttttgATGAGATAATTATGGTAAGAATCCCTGATCTAATAAAAGTTAGTAACTTGGACAGGCATTAAGGAAATGTGATTCGGTTCAAGATAAAAAAAATCATCCAAAGCTGAATGTTGAATATCCAGCTACCGTGAAAATGATGGTGAAAGGGAACGTTTCTGGTGGTTTCTTCTTGGTTAGTACCTGGAATCATGTTTTAGGGTTTTTCATTAGGCAAATGTGACAAAAATTATTCTGATGTAATATGATTATGTTGAGGTGCATGTTTTCTTATTTGGTTCATTTGGTGGAGTCACAGAGACTTCCTCTGCCCTTTTGTAAGGCGCATATACCAGTAAAAAATCCTACTATTATGGTACTCGAGACAGATACTGGAGAACGATACGAAGCCAAGTATCTGCCTCATTGTTATGGACTCAGTGGTGGGTGGAGAAGGTTTGCCATAGACATGAAATTGGAACAAGGAGATACTCTTATTTTTCAATTGGTTCAACCTACCAAATTTAAGGTTAGCTTTGTTAAGAGTGCTTCTGGATACTAATGGATTATGTGTAGTAAATGTGTAATAATCTTCTACCATCACTTCTACCTGATTGTAGCTAATTGACAACAAATACAAGTACCTCTTTCTTCGTAAATGAcgctttgaaaactttattcacAGATATTTTTCATACGGGTGAATTCCACAAATGAAGTCCATTTTCCTGTTTATCTCCTTAACTTGGTAAATCGCGTTAAGGAAAGAGTTTCAAGCAAAGCAGGCAGAAACCAGCAAAGCTTCTATAACAGAGGGGAAGTACATCATAATTACTTGCAGAGGAAGATAAAGGAGTTAAGGGCTAAGAAGTTTTGGAGGAAAGATTTGGTTGTGCCTCAGGTGGGTATGACTTATGACTGTCTTCTGAAAATGATGAAATATATTTGATTTTGTTGATGAGATATTTTCCCTACTTAAATCTTGGACAGGTCTTAGGGAAAGGTGATTTGGTTCATGCTAAAAATATTCAGTCAGAGCTGGACTTTGAACATCCAGTTACCGTGAAATGGTTGATGAAAGGGAACATTTCTAGGGGTGGTACTTTGGTTAGTATTTCGAATCATGCTTTACTACTAACTACTCCCTTACATGAGTATATGTTTATCTTGAGCTGTTTGGTTCTTTTGATGGAGTCACAGGCACTTCCTGCGCCATATTGTAGGGCGCATTTACCCGTGATAGTTACTAATATGGTACTCGAGACAGAAACAGGAGAACAATACACTACCAAGTATCTGCCTCAATCTTGCAGACTTAGTGCTGGGTGGTTTAGGTTTGTGACAAAAATGAGACTGGAAGAAGGAGATGCTGTTGTTCTCCACTTAATCGAGGCTGCCAAATTTAAGGTAGTTATTGATAAAAGCTAGTTATCTATGGGGTTTGTACTTTCTTATTGATAAAACTCTACTCCTCTATAGGTATACATCATAAGAGCAAATGCAAAGGAAGTCAATCTCCCAAATCATCTCCTTGATTTATTGAGTCATGTTAAGCAGAGCATTCCGTGTAAAGCAGATAGCAGGCAGCTAATCGTGTACACAAGGAAAGTAGATCGAATAGAACAACAGTTACGTTGGAAGAGTGCAAGGCTCAAATCCAGAAATGGTGAAGGTTCCATTTTAGTTGGTCAAGGTGTTTTGTTCAGTAATATTACTAGCTTTGAAGAGTTTAAAGCGGTTATGAACAAGTTGATTCAAAACCACCAGCTGCCTCACTATGCTCTACATGATTATTACCAACTCTGTTGCAATCAGAATGCTTTCCTTCACGCTCATTTATTCAGAGGATTCAATCCAAGGTTGAATAATCAGATCATTGCTGGAGCCATTACAAGAATTATACTTGACACAGTCAACATAGCTAACGAGTTGAGTACTTGCAAGCTCTCCACCTTCCTCCAAAAGTATGAATTATGGGACCAATCCTTGAAGACGTATGAAGCTTATGGAATGAATGTCAGCTTCATCCTTGCTCGTCTACAACACCTCAAGAACCTTGCTGTAAGTTCAGAAGGTGCAACAGACAGGAGTCGATATGAAGAAGCATGTCATGAGAATGAGCGTGCAAAAGGTGAAGTAAGAAAACTCGACCTAATACTTGCTAAGTTGCAGACATTAGAGTTGAAGCTTGGAGAGGAAACATACAGACAAGGGTATTCTTTGGCTAAGTGTGTTAAAGCCGAGATAGGTAGCCTTGAAGTTCTGATACAAGAGTTAGGAGAGTTTTTGTCTCAATATGATGCTCACATTCAGGAATTGAAGTTAAAGGTGAAGGCCCATGAGTATAAATTTCATGAAAAAGTTAGTACCCCATGGTTGCACTTGTACTCCCCTACTTTCGAATCTCTAGAGCCTTCAAACTGATTATACATACTCTAATGTTGAAGAGCTTAAACTAATCTCGTACTTGGTTATTTATCTTTGTAAGTTAAGCTTCTACTGGTAATTTACTAACTCTGATTTTTCATGGAAATATTTGCAGTCTGCAATATCATATATTTTGGAATTTTCATACAAGAGTTTACTTATGTCTTTAACATTGAGCTTGGCGAGAGAGGATGTCACGTTACAGTTAATAACACTTGTTGATGGAACTCGTCAATGACTCACGCAGGACCTGTGAAAATGGCCTTCATCTTTGAGCTTTACTTGGCAAAAGAAACTAAAGTGTAAAACTGTAATGGGTGGATGGATTGGAGGCCAAGGAGCATTAATACCATGTGTTTGGTTCAATTTGGGAGTGAGTTTCCTCCCCTAGGTTTCTAAACCTCATACCTTGGAGGTTTGAGGTATGggtttaaaactcttaaaatTGTCAACCAAACACATGGTATGGATTTAGACCATTCTAAACCTATACCTCATACCTAGAATCCGcaaaccaaacacccccttaaTAATTTGGATAATAACATTAAAAGTATGGGTTAACTAGTGTAGTTTTGGGTATGGGGGCTCTCTGTGATAAGTGGTGCTCGTAAGATTGAAGTCTGATGTAGGAGAGTCAAAATAGGCGATTTCAATTAGGTCAGAGGGAGGATAATATTCAGGGGAGGGAAGATTTATTGCAGTTCATAATGAATGTCACTAATTGAATCAGGACCACGTTATTCTCTTCTACAATAATGCTGCACTGCGACGACTAcagaaataaaaatttaaaacagaAATGATCCTTGGAAGAAATAATTACTATCTGAATATTACAACAGTGTCAGATAAGAACAAAAGTATCCTCTAAAGTGTTATTATCATAATAATTACCCCCAGAAAAAAAATAAGTAGAAGAGAAGAAAAAATTGTACTAATCATACttgaaagaaataaataaatcaattcactagttgtttgttttaaacaGCTCCTTTCTCACCAACATTTTAAGGTcaaaaaagggggaaaagaaGGAAAGAGGCAGGCTACATTCGTCTTCTTAGACTTCTTCTAGTGGCAATATGAAACATCCCATATTAGTTTTTGGTTGTAGGAGAGCTACAAACACAAATTTCCCCACCAACACATATTGAAGAACAGAGCTGCACCTATCTTTTTTTTAGCAGCAGCCATggctaaaaataataataaacaaaaagGAATTTGTGGCCGGTGGTTATAAATAATCAGAGCTGTGACCTGAAAATGACCTCGACGAAATCTGTGAGAGCAGCTGCAGTAAGTTTAAGAGGCACTTTTGAATCAACAAAGAGCAAACAGGCCACATTTAATTTACTGTCGGTGTGCTGTGAGGTGGGGGAAATGGCCTTCTGCCCTTCTCAGATATCAACCCCAAAAAAGTTAGCCAAGTAACAATATACCATCCTCCAGCTCCATCTTTTATGCATAATACATGTACAAACTGTTTGCTGC encodes:
- the LOC130459670 gene encoding B3 domain-containing protein Os01g0234100, which produces MRNPGKQKEVKPENFNNISKKQKKLRADRIRKKYFRLSRALRKCDSVQDKKNHPKLNVEYPATVKMMVKGNVSGGFFLRLPLPFCKAHIPVKNPTIMVLETDTGERYEAKYLPHCYGLSGGWRRFAIDMKLEQGDTLIFQLVQPTKFKIFFIRVNSTNEVHFPVYLLNLVNRVKERVSSKAGRNQQSFYNRGEVHHNYLQRKIKELRAKKFWRKDLVVPQVLGKGDLVHAKNIQSELDFEHPVTVKWLMKGNISRGGTLALPAPYCRAHLPVIVTNMVLETETGEQYTTKYLPQSCRLSAGWFRFVTKMRLEEGDAVVLHLIEAAKFKVYIIRANAKEVNLPNHLLDLLSHVKQSIPCKADSRQLIVYTRKVDRIEQQLRWKSARLKSRNGEGSILVGQGVLFSNITSFEEFKAVMNKLIQNHQLPHYALHDYYQLCCNQNAFLHAHLFRGFNPRLNNQIIAGAITRIILDTVNIANELSTCKLSTFLQKYELWDQSLKTYEAYGMNVSFILARLQHLKNLAVSSEGATDRSRYEEACHENERAKGEVRKLDLILAKLQTLELKLGEETYRQGYSLAKCVKAEIGSLEVLIQELGEFLSQYDAHIQELKLKVKAHEYKFHEKVSTPWLHLYSPTFESLEPSN